The genome window TCGAGTAATGCTTTATGGACTGCTTTTTTGCTCATGTTCTCATTCACTGCAATTCAAAAATCAACAATGAACCTAATATTAATTATGATTCAAAGTAGATTCTCCTCATAGtgaaacttcaaaaaaaatgccaaaaaagtATAATTATTTACACCATTCCTTGATATAGAATCAAGCAccaaagtcaaaatcaagttaCAACTACAATTATGCCCTTGTACATGTCTACATCAGTCTCAGTGTATGTGCATAGGTGTcagaaacagagagagagagaatttaaGATATACTTGGCAAAGGAGCAGGGGCAAAagcacaaaagaaaaataaaagttttttattttttattttttatataagatGGAAAAATACATAGAGAATGACAATCACATACTCCAATAGTGCAAATGCTATTTGAACCCAGAGAAAGATCACATGAATCGATTGATCACAAAAAAGAAATGACTGTAACAAGAGCTATTACTTAaatttttttccctcctcttttgtggctttcaaaacaaaaaaaactatGCCACCACAGCAATTAATAGCATTTCAGGTGATGCTTTCACCCAGATTTATCATTTAAGTATAAACCAGCCTAACGCGGCCTCTCTAGGGACCACATAATCCCACTTTGAACAAGTAGGCTAGCAAGGAGCTACTCCACTCAAGACAGTAGGGTTTGGTGTAGCTTCTTGCTGGCCTGCCTATTCCAAGTGGAGAGTTGGGCCATGTAACTTGGGCAAAGGCCTGGATTATGTGGTCCTTCGAGAGGTGTGCACCGTATCAGGCTGGTTTCTATTCTAAGGGGGTAAATTCCCCGGGATGATTGCAATGGATCCTGGTTAAGTTACTATTTATGCAATTGTCTCTTTATTAACAAAAAAACCAAATGAGATCACAAGTTACAGGTGAGGTCTTTGCAAATCAAGTGAAATGTGGCTCTGTTATGCTTGTTCACTTCTGGTGGGATCAACAAACTGCTGATAATACTTGAAGTGTAACCAGTGGGACCATTACTATAAAATACATGCCTTTTGGTGATTATAGTGATGACATGCTTAAAGGAAGGTGAGGGAAGGAGAATTCTAACTGTGTCATATGTTCATTTGGGAGCCCTTTCTTTTAACCTCTTTATATGGGTACTATTATCTAATATCTGAGTTTATTCCTCTTTCTCAGACAACCTTGAGGGAAACAAAGTTTGTGTTTCCATGCTGAACTATGTAACAGCTTGAGGTCTGAATGAAATGGCACTACAATCCAAGAAGAAAGATCATGCAAAATGGTAAGGAAATGATAGGAGGGACTAAACTGATAGTTGATCACATAATTACCTAGCGCCTGACGGTCAGTCTGTGCTTCTAGCCAATGCTGTTCAAATTGGATGTTGTACAAAGCTTCTTCTAACTTTGAGATTTGCTCAAGCAAGGGGTTAAAATGCTCTGGAGAAAAAGCATCCAAGGAATAAATAGATCATGGCTTGCAGATTTAAATATTAAGAATAAAGATAGAGAGAAATTAGAGATCCACGGGTTCATACCATCCTTTGCATGCTGCTCATAATATGGAAAGTGGCCAACATGCACATCAAAATCTACTGTTTCGTGATAAGGTGACCTATTTGTAAAACAAAACCGGTAAAGGCCCTTTTTTGGAGCCATAAACTCAAAATTCTCACTGATCTTGTCATAGAAATCTTGAATCTGTTCACCAGAAGGGCCTTGTATCTAAAATTAGAAGATGATAGCAAAATCATTGATAAAATCTAAATAAACCAAAAGAAGTaaaaagagaaacaagaaaaagacATAGTCAAACTGCCTTCTGACATTGCTTGATCCTTTATAAATACTTTCAACAATCAATTTTAGTGATGACTTTTTCCtaaaaacaggaaaaaaaatctatatCTATACAATATGTAAAGTAAGAGGAGGCTTCTGGTGCATACTATTAGTGTCAtactttaaattttcattttttccctcaTTAAGTGTTACTTAATACTATCTACCAAACATAAAACATTTATTATAATTTCCAGTAACTTTCCACTTTGCGCGTGCATAGGGTGTGCTTGTCCCACAAGTGACCTATGAGGCCTATGCCCTGATGTTCTTGTAGAGTCCCTAATTTATATAGTATTATAGTCTACAGACACTTTGGTCATTCAccacattattatttttctaagCAATTCCACGTCATGAACCCACTCTACTTCTTCCTTCAACCCCAACCCCCAAAACCCAATAAAGGAGGAAAAATAAGATGAAAAGGAGGCAGTAATTTGAGCTAAATTCACTTAACAAAGATGTAGCTGAACTAAAATTTTAGAACTCCAGTCCCTCATGTTTTTTACTTCATTCTCATCAGCAGTATTAACATTAAAGCACTattgtaattaaaaaaaatgacatttcAGATAATCCCAAGAACAATATTTAGTAGAGATtaagaacaaaagggaaagagATGCAAAAGTGTTTATCTTTCATACAATGAACTTCTATTTCTCTTGTTTAATGGTTACAGTACACTTCTTCATTTTTTGACCTGGTACAGTCCTACACAACATCACTCTAATTTGTGCCCTTGTTGAAAAAGGTATCTTAGACCCTATGGGAAAATTTGAAAGACTCAGAAGTAGCATTTATAAACTTTTGAAACGAATCTGCCAATCTATCTAGCTAATTTGAATTTGCGTACATTTTATTGGCAAACAATACCTTGTTTGTAAATTATGCCTACTATTTAGTAATTCTCCAATAACTCATAATAGGGAATTGTTATTTGCAACAAAATCCATGAAGAGAGCCAAACCATAAAAAAACTATATGATCctcttttttgctttctttttttcttggtaCAATCCTGATCAACTTCAAAGAAAGCATTTTATATTCCTTTTCTGGACACAATGACTTttttttcaaccaaaaaaaaggtCCGGAGATATAATTCAAGCTAGTTGTTTCCACCTGTGAAGGCAACCAGCTGGAGAACTGAGACTTTTTCTAGCAAGGATAACAAAGTTTTTTGCACCAAGAGTAGAGAATGTTGATCACTGAATAGAACAAGAAGACTAAAGAAATACTCTCCCCTCATCTAATTCATCAAAGCATTATCTTCCATAGTCTTGTCCTTAATATACCGATTATACATATGCAAAATGCAGTTATGCAGTATCTGAAATTTTTTCAGGTTAGAGATATTAATGACTGAACCTAAATAAATTTAGTCATAACCATTACAAAAGCACGTATCTttcttggaaaagaaaaaaggataaTCTAAAAGTGGAAAATCTTCACTGTAGAGTTCCATGTGCAAATAGAATGCATGAATCTTACAAGGCAGCATTACATATCAGGGTTAAAAATCAAACCATTCTGATTCAAATGTGCTACTAAATTTACAAGATTGAGACCACACTAGGATGAAAGTAGCATAAGCTTGTCATTGCTTCCCATTCTTGGTGAATCCAAAACTAGTCCTAGTCTCAAATGAGGATCACAGGCATTTTAAAGTAACTTCTACaaataacaaattcaaatccaattttcaatttaaacCATGTCTGATAATGATTCACTGTCTTATTGCATAAAAAGCTTTACTTCAATGACTTAATTTGACACACAAAAACCACCAAAATAACAACATGTTCGAGGAACTAAGGTCAAGTGCACATACTATAAATTATTCAACTTTTATGAATTTGACTATTGATCTAGAGAAActtaatgccatattttttcaAGTTATGAGCAGTCCAATTACATCATACTGCAACAAGCATAATCCTACTAATGCttaaccaaaataaataaagaaaaattaacatAATCCTATCAATCAAGCACCATGCACCTTTTAGAATAAATGGACCACAAAATCTGAGGGGAACATTATAAAggttaaagaaaagtaaaatttaaaaaaattcccACTGAAAATTGTcagcaaacaaataaaaatcacagaagaaagaaataatTCACTTACAACAAGATCAACACCCTCTTCTCCATAATGCCAGGGATCATCTGCTTTGAtgacaacaaaagaaatatgaacGGTATCTCCTTCATATTCAACATTGTGTGATACGCATTCCTCTCTATCTATTACAAATCTGATCCCAAAACCTCCTTTTACTAATGTTGTTAAAACCACCATTGTAGTAATCATTATCGTTTTTGTCAAACTTCTTACTGATCCAATACTACCCATCTGCAAATACAAATAGACAATAACAAGAAAACTTCACTCCATGATACCATGTATTAAGACGAACAATACTCAAAACAATaacagcaaaaaagaaaaaagaatcaacAAGAGATTTTTTTCGCCATTCGAAATTTTCTAATGAATGCAAAAACTTATGCAAGAGATGCAAATAATTACGTAGGACAAAGAAGAAGAATTAGAAACCTGACAAAGACGTTTTAGCCTTTAATCCTTCTTTAGGGGATTTTTGAATATTGAAACTCTCAACTTCAATTACAAGAACTATGAATTCTTGAAAATCGTGGGCGGAGGGGTTGGACGGTCGTCATATTTAACCGGTTTGAAAGGTTAACGGACGAGATCAGAACAACGAGAAAATAATGTTCTGGATCTATTTGACCACGTCAGCTTTGATCTTTAGATACCGAGATTTGTTCTAACGATGCGGAAGGCTGACACTCAATCTCCAGCATTTTGTataattacacatacctccctaGTCTTTATAGTAATTCAATGCAAATTGAAAAAATCCTGCAAGAACATGACATTATTTTCTAGTCCCCACAAGCCCCCTCCTCCTTAGTCCAGCTAGAGAATTTAGTTTAATTGCTTCATTCTAATTTTTTTCCTATAATTCAGATAGAGAATTTAGTTTAATTGCTTGAGTTTATCCGGCTATAGTTGTTGATAAAAGATTTTTAAACTTTATATTGGATATTGCTATTATAGTTGTTCATACATTGGATATTGCTATTATAGTTGTTAATACTTTAAATAACTCATGATTTCATTGATATAAATATTcgtgtagaaaaaaaaaaaggctcgaTCCAATGCAACCTAAACAAGATACATGGTAGTGAGACCATatattaaaatttcaaatacaTACACAAGAATATTAGTAGAAAAAATGTAACGGGAGATATTTAATTGTACAAATAAAGGATTATGTCCTCTAAAGTATGTAAGCCAAAAAACTAATAAATTGGTTGAAggacttaatcaccaaattcaaTAGTGTAGTAAAATACAATCAAGAATAGAACAATGTTTGGAGGAACTAAAACTTTTATTGTATCAATAGAActaatatttttctcaaataaaaCTATGGGCTTCAAGTCCTTATGTAGACAAATATAATCATAAAACTTATTTTAATTCTAACACCAACACAAAATCAAAGTCATATGCTAAACCAATTTTGATCCCATTATTAATCTAATAATCAAATAATAAACTTAATAgatactaaatttctaaatgGACTTGGTTTAATAATTCCAACAAAGAGTAACTGTGATCATTTTAGAAATGTATATGCATATTTGTTGTAGTCCTTCTTTTCataaattttgcaaaattttgattAAAGAGAAAAGTTGAGAAAGATGTGTAAAATACTACTTGGTCTATGCTTGTTAATTGCATATGTTGGAAAATGATACTTGTTCATATGAATTTCTTATAGTCACTAATTTGCCTAAATATTGATTTTGATTGAAGAGAAAGGCAGATGTGATACTTTATAATACTTTTCAACTACACACGTTCAAGAATGATACTATTTTTATATACCAATGATGCAAATAttagaaatgaagaaattgattATTGATGCTAATGAGATGTACACATTATAGTTCGTATTTACAAACTTAAAGTTGTAGAAACTCTAGTTATgttagaaggaaaagaaaatgagcaaaaaaatggtgaattgaTGCTATTCATATGCTTCCATGCTTTAGTAATACTTTAGTAATGATTATATAGGTTTTGCTCAGAAATAAAGATTATATGTATAGAGAAAAAATATTTGATAAATGATTCCCATTGGTATACCTCCTATTTGCTAAATCTAGTTGCTCATATCTGACGTCtgacataaatataaaaatgaaGGCAAAATCACTATTACCATTCACAAATTTGAGCCACGTGGCAGGTTGTTCAGCTAGGAGCGTCAAAATCTGCAAAACCCCATGTTGCCATTCTTGGTTAGAAAGGGATTGAAAACAGTAAGCAACTATTGAGGGCTGTCCAGATAATTTGGAAAGCAAAGTCATCCACATGCCCTTCAACACAACACTACCATTGTTAATAGTTTAATACCATTTGAGGAGTAAAATGTAAATGGCAACATTAATTAGGATAATTCATCTTTACTTGGCCTTTTGATCGTCATTACTGGTGAAGGACCTAAAAGTTGGGTAGATAGATTTCACGTTCTTTTTCTGTTGGAAATTGCCAGCACATTTGGTTTCTGATAATGAAGGAAAAAGGTTAGTAGAATTCACTTTTTTGTTTGTGTCATCTAACAGATTTCACATTAGGGAGTAAGGCATCATAGAAACATCTATAGTgagaaatttaattttttattcctTTAGTAGATTGTCCTTTTAATTAAATCCATGAGATATATAGTTCAAGAAGATaccgatgaagatttgatgcaTAGAAAGGCAAACTGATTCATGTAGCTGCACATGTGTCCAATTTCTAACAATGATCCACACAAATCTCCTTAAATTAGAATCTCTTAGGTTGAATTAGCTTTGTTAGATTAGTGGCAACTATTGCCAAAATGTATCAAACAAATTGGTTGAGAAAAACCCAAGTTTTTCACTATGAAAAGCCCATCCTAGTGAGAGAAATAAGAGAtataaatttttcttattttcttgaacaaattttgggtatttttctctcaagatttttctcaaaaattcttACAGTATAATTTGTGTGAGGATTAGTCTTGCTAGCAAAAGTTTAATAAGTTTGCCATATTCTTATAGAAACCTCAAACCAATTTCCAATAGAATTTAGATTCCTTATACTAATACAACTCTTGTATTTGGAAGACTCAAACTTATTTGCACTACAAATCCctcaaatttaatttatttcataaatTAAACCAATAGTTATAAAAAACTTATCTTTCAAGTCCATACTTAAAATTCATTTAATCCAACTAAACAGGTTTTTAAcgtgtattttttttattaaattctCATATATGTTGGCAATAAGTATAAGTTACAATTCTAAATAAATAAGAACTATGATGAGTTATAAGTTATAAGTGTTATGATGGTGAGgttcatttgattaaatataaaatttattcttaAATATCTCTCGTTAAAATATTAACAAGATTGGGACATTGTTAATACAGTTAGACTAGTATATACTATACCGCTTTCATTAGAGAAGTAGTGATTGATAACATGATCAACTTCACTTGATTGATCtgcatagattttttttttgtgccgaAAGAATTAATATCTAAATGACGTTTATGTAAGTGATCCTTTGACATAAGATTATCATGGTACCTTGAGTATGGATCATTATACTCTATGTTATTTGTTTGCTTTCGTAAAAAGGAATACTCAAAGCATTAACATATGGGCATATACTTGAAACACAGAAAGGTAGTAAATAACCTTTGAGGATTTACCACCTCTTGTGAAAGAGGAGTTATCCCATTTATAGCCACTTGTAGAAATATAACTCAAGAAATTTTAGTACTAAGTGAATAAGTCTTGAAAAGGTGTTtctaattactttttttttgggagttaTATTTTTCGTACAAGAAAAGAGCATTAATCACTTAATGGAATTGGCATGACTTATTTCATGATTAATATGAGATAACTGTAGTAAAAGGATATTAATTACATGATAAACATTCATTGAAAGGTAAAGTCATCCACTTGACTTTCTCATTACTTGGGTGGTCATGATGCATTGTTAGATGTTAATCTTAATCTATAAAAATGAGTTGATTGATTAGTTAAATCAATGATAAATTAaaagagttttaatttatttagctCTTATTAATTAGGAACTATGATTCGTTCTTTTTGCCAATGTGCTTGGGAACCTAACGGATCACACACATTAATAACTTCTTTAGTTGGATTAAATAAATTTCAAGGGGGGACTTGAAAGATAATTTTTATAACTTATAGTTTAATTTATGAGACAAATTAAACTTGAGGAACTTATAGTGCAAATAAGTTTAAATCTTCCAAATAAGTATTGTATTAAAGTAAGGAAGTTGAATCCTACTGAAATCTGGTTTCAGGTTTCTACAAGGATATGGCTAACTTATTGATATGATGCATAATTGTTATTAAATTTGtgaatattttctcttgatatttgccaaatattgtattaattgatagattctacttataATTGGTTAATGGTGTTAATTGTAGAAGGATGGAGTGAAAAAGTAGCTAGAGGGGCATTTTCCAGCATGTTATGAACTAATTTGGTGGTGGCATGATCAGAACCTACTGTTAAGTCCAGAAGACTGAAGAATTTTCTACATGCGCTAACGTTTCCTAATTCGAGTCAAACTCTGGACCGTCTTtggttgaaattttggaagttaTCTCTATTAGTTGTAGTATTGATTTAAGAAACATGAAATATTATCTTTGTAGTCTCTTTTCTTAATTAGAAAATATGTTTTGTTATTAGTAGTagctagaaaagaaggaaaaaagggagGAATTGAGTCAGCCCGCTTTGGCTTGATTAGTACAtctgaaagaaacaaaaaggggGTGTGATTCTTTGCTTAGAAAAGGGGGAGGAAAACGATAGACTTTTGTTAGTTGTTTTCTCTCTTAACTACATGTCTTTTGCTCTTTTCCATACTTTTGCATTGGATATCTTCCACGCGATGAACAACTAATTTCTTTTCTAGTCAAAGGATAACCAAGGATTTGGTTCAACCATAA of Coffea arabica cultivar ET-39 chromosome 5c, Coffea Arabica ET-39 HiFi, whole genome shotgun sequence contains these proteins:
- the LOC113689190 gene encoding transmembrane emp24 domain-containing protein p24beta2-like, coding for MVVLTTLVKGGFGIRFVIDREECVSHNVEYEGDTVHISFVVIKADDPWHYGEEGVDLVIQGPSGEQIQDFYDKISENFEFMAPKKGLYRFCFTNRSPYHETVDFDVHVGHFPYYEQHAKDEHFNPLLEQISKLEEALYNIQFEQHWLEAQTDRQALVNENMSKKAVHKALLESIALIGTSVLQVYLLQRLFERKLGTSRV